In Tachysurus vachellii isolate PV-2020 chromosome 24, HZAU_Pvac_v1, whole genome shotgun sequence, the sequence CAGTGCAGTTAAATTTGACTATGTAAGTCTTAGGAGTCTGGGCTCAGCTCAGGCTCTAGATATAGTAAAGCAGAACCTGACTTGAACACTTGCTTGAgattttgaatttgaatcaGATACTAAAGCTAGAAATTCTAGACTTCACTTTGACTTTAACAGTTTGAGACAATTTGGTATATCTCAGATTCTAGAGCTTATGATGCTATACTATGTACTTGACAGGCTCTAAAGCCAAGCAACTCTGCACTTGAGAGGGACTGTAGACCTAAATGCTCAGTGTTGATTACAGAGCTTTTAACTATTGTATTCAACACATAATCTAGCACTAGGGATTATAGACTCTAGAGCTAGGAACTACATAGTCAACACACTCTAGATCAGCATCTCGGACTACCAAGTATAGACCCAAATCTAGGAACTATGTTACTGACAGAAACTAGACCTAGGAACTATGTATTTGAAACAAATTGTTAATGTAGGAACAATGTATGAAAAACAATGACGAAAACTAGACATGGACTCTAGAACTAGGAACTACATTCTTGACAGAAAATTTAGAGCTTGGTTTCAGGAACTAAATTCTCCACAGACTGTAGAGCCACAAAATATTTACTTGACAAATAAGCTATAACTAGGAACTATGTAGTAGTTCTACAGATTCTAGATGGAGGACCATGTACTCAACATTGACCCTGGAGAAATGTTCTTAGCATAGCATCTAGAACGACcaagtactgtatgtactcGACATGGACTCTAGAGCTAGGAAGTATATTCTTGACCAAGAATCTAGAGCTAAAGACTACGTAGGAACTGTGTGCTTACTCTGAATGGATCTAGAGCTCAGAACTATAAAATACTCTATAATTGGAAAAAACAGACAGTTATagagaaaatgtgtaaaaatatgtttaaaaagtcTTGTTTACTATGAGCCTGGAGTTCAGGTGAATGTTCATTGTGTGTGGTAGGAGATTTTGCTGACATATTTAATTTCTCGTGGTACTAATACACCATAGTGTGCACTGTAGTCTCATCCTCATCTTTTTGCAAGAGTTCCGACATTGACTTGctcagtctctcacacacacacgaaaacacaGTTGGTAACCTCGGTCAGGAGCTGCACTTCTCCTCACGCAAAATAACAGGGTTCAAAAACAGAGCATTCTTTCACCATGAGAACTggaaagagacaaaaagagagatggATGTCAGAAAGAAATACTGAGAGAGAAGGATTTGTCTTTCAGGCTtaaggttctctctctctctctctctctctctcacatgcactTTATCGtgctcttgctttctttctctgtgtatgtgtgagattaTAATGCCTGTCTGTAACACCAGACTGACTCCTAAATCCACCCACACAATCTCCCACTAGCAACAAACTTTACAGaaaacagcttttttccccctgtatTTTCAGGCACACAAACGTACACTAAATCCAGTAATTAAGAATGTATTTCTGAAGTGTGAGCTGTACAAAAGGATGCACTGTGGTGTCACCGTTGATCACTGCAGCACTGATGAGCATAGCAAGTAAAATTAGCAGAATAAACTGAATTAGTGTGGCTGTGCTCACAATCAGACATACACTCATTCTTCTTTGACTAGTAAGTGTGAACCCcccatttttttaatgacagcTCCTGATTGGTCTATGCAGCTGTGAATTCCCACACATTCATTCTAACCATCAATTAactattcaattaaaaaatgtacaattgtTGTAAAGCTCACCACAACACATCCTCCTTCACCTGTTGTGGGGGGGAAAAAGATCCTGCTTTCATTCAGATTTTGATGAGGATGACCTGCTGACAAACATAATGAATACTACACTTCATTTGTttgatcactgtgtgtgttcgaGAGACATAAAATGAGATCTTGTATCGTTATGAAAAGAGTGGTGCTAATGACTCGATTCCTTATTGTTCCTCCTTCACTAGCCCAGTCAGAGCGGCTGTGTTTCATTAACATCGCCTGTGTTGGAACAGAGCGCGCTCGGTGTAATTGAATTGGGCAATTGGGACATTAAGTGATTAACTCTTAAcggattttctctctctctcagtggagTGGCTCCTCTGTCTCCTAATTAACTTGCACTCATTAACTAACTGGATCATGGAGCTGAGAAAATGGAGAATCACAAGACTAGAGAACAACTGATGTCTAATCCTGTTGGATGATTTCTTCGTTTAGTGCAAACAGGTCTTAAAAAGGGTCCTTGGGGTAGTTCCCATTTCTTGGCTTCATCAAAAGTTTCTACTTGGAACACTTCCTTCTAGGGTTCTGTGTAGGTAGAACATGCATAGCCTCCACCAGAGTTTGAGATTTAAACTTTTGAACCCATTTctataaacatgtttttactGCAGGAACTTGGAGAATTTGGCCTTTTCTATATTTTCTGTATTCAGATTGTACAGATTGGGACTCTGGAATCAAATGGGAATTTAGGGCTTTGGACTCTCCTGACTTAGACTCCATATCCAGAATCAGTGCACTTGAATTTAACTATGACACTAAAGCTAGAAACTCTAAGTGTCACTCTGACTTTACCAGCTTGGGACAATTTGGCATGTCTCAGTATCTAGAGCTTATGGTGCTACACTATTTACACAGGCTCTAAAGTAGGAAACTATACACTTGACAGGGACTGTAGCTCTAGATGCTCAATGCTGATAATAGAGCTTGGAATTATTGAATTTAACACATAATCTAGCACTAAGGATTATAGTACTCTAGAGCTAGGAACTATATAGTCAACACACTCTAGATCAGGATTTAGGATTACCAAGTATGGACTCAGCTAGGAAATATGTAACTGGCAGGGAAACTAGAGCTAGGAACTATGTAATTGAAACAAATTGTAGATGTAGGAACAATGTCTTCAATGCATAGCTGCCAAATATGTACTCAATATGGACTCTAGAGCTAGGAACTAAAATCTTGACAGAAAATTAAGAGCTTGGATCATGAGCTATGTCTGGATCTAGAATTTTCCAAGAACCCTGGAATATTTTGAAGAACTGCACAACATTTTCAGAAAACCTGAGAACTAAGGTAACAACTTTGAGTACATGGTGAACCTCAACACCAATGGTAGAAGCCCAGCTACAAAGCATGTTTCCTTGAGCCAAAGAAAAATTTGCATTTGGGAATGATTTGAATATTTTCAGAAGCCCATCCACCTGTCCGGAAATCTGGGAACTTTTGTTGGAATCTAGAAACTCTTTCATTAATACATcctcaaaaatatttttgaggTAGTATATTTAAGGAAACATACTTCCTAGATGCATTATTTTGCATGGCACTTGTTATACTAATCATTGCTGTTTGGTGGAACACAAATTAGACCAACCCTTTAAGCtgctatttttttatgttaattgaCTTGGTGTTACTTTCCATTGCCCTTTCAATAACCTTCAGCAGGAACAGGAAGGAGCTATGATCAGCTCAGAAGGTAATGAAACTGTGAATCATGAAATGGCCAGTACAATGGACAAGCGGGCTACAAGAGTCAAACTTTTCTACACTGTAAACAAGTGTATTAACAAAGAATAATTTTACCACACAAAGCCTTTGTGGCGTAGTTCCCTTGTGTCctttcaattgttttttttacttggtttttatctctttatttctccTGCTTTTTGAACACATGTGAAGTGGAAACTGGCTAAACCACAAGAATCATATGACTGATTTACATCACTCTGttgaacacacacccaacatCAAACACCACAGTTTCCACACACTGATGGTGACCTGTACTGCAAACAAAGTGATTTTGAGATGAAATTTCAAAACCTTTtcagggattaaaaaaaaacgattgtggaaaggaaaaagaaacaaaaatgggCTGTGCTGTGTCAGCGGCGAAAATTATTGACGGAATTGGGGATTGTATAACAaaaggaaagaatgaaagaaatgtaggattaaagaaagaataatgaacaagaattaaataaatggtAAAGAAATTGGGAGAAAATGAAAGGAAGGTCAAATGGGAAAAACATAATCTGTGTTTGCTGAATTTTATCTGTGATACTGGAAATAGTCGAGATGTTTTGAAAGATGAAACTAAATATCTCTGTGAGTCATAGCATCaacaagacaaacacacacaccagtgtgcttacacacaccaaaacaagtCAAGTATTTCTGCAGATGTGTAGAAAGAGGAGCTCATAAGTCTCAGGGTGGAAGGAGGAGAAACTTATAATTTTAAGGATGGCAGGAGGAGGAGCTCATGGGGCTCATTATGGTAGGAGGAGGAGCTTGTATTTCTCAGGATGGCAGGAGCTTGTAGGTCTCAGAATGGCAGGAGCTTGTAGATCTGCATATTGCAGGAAGAGGAGCTTGTAGGTGTGAACCACCAATTAAAAATGACtgataatgtataaaaaaacatatgatGCCGCTTGATGGCAGCTGATGCAAGTTAATGTTATTTCCCCTAATTGTTGTgtaactctctttctctgacattctattctgtctgtctctcttccagACACTGTGGACTCAGTGGTGCGCGAAGTACAGAACCACACATTTTACCTCTTGAACGAATTATATGGTGACCTTGCAAGGCGTGGTTCTTCTCCACTGGCTGAACTTTTTACCGATGTTGGTCTTTTTGTGCTGGGGGCGGAGCTTAACCTAGAAGAAGCAGCTCATAGTTTTTTTAACGCACTTTTCCCATTGGTGTATGAGCAACTAGTAGAGCCACGTATGGCACCTTTCGATCCCGTCTACCAAGAGTGTGTACAGTCAGTAGGGCGCCGTGCAGCAGCCTATGGTACTGCCCCGACTCGCCTTGCCTTGCTGGTGTCGCATGCCTCTCTTGCGGAACGCACGTTTCTGCAGGCAATGCACCTTGCTGTTGAGGTCATCAACACCACGGACCATGTCCAGGCAAGCCGCGATTGCCGCTACGCATTAATGCGCATGCGTTACTGCCCATTGTGCCAGGCCCTGGTAGACAGCAAGCCATGCATGGGCTACTGCCTGAATGTGCTGCGTGGTTGCTTGGCCGGTCTCGCCGAGGTTGATGCCCACTGGCAGGAATTTGTGCGCTCCTTGGAGGCGCTGGTTACACGCATGCAGGATGGGGATGAGCTTGAGCACGTACTTTCCTCAATTCCACCTCTCATCACAGATGCTGTAGCTTATGCCAGCAGGAATGCTGCCCGAGTCACCTCACAGGTCAGAAGAGCACAACAAGGAACAGACACATTTGATCACCTAATCACAAACTTGATGTGACCTCACCGCTTGACACACGGCACActtcatttaaacaataaatgtttataaaatctgGCTCTTTAACACATTAGTAAATATCGTCTGTCAATAAATAGTCTTTTTATAAGATCAAATTTTAAAATAGCTGATTAATTTAACTGACCCTTTCTGTTGTTTTGTAGGTTCATGAGTTGTGCGGAGAACCTGTGCGCTCCAGTCATGTCCAGCAGGGTGAAGCTATTGACACACTACACCTCCACACTTTCTCTGAGAGAAACGAAGAGGAGTCTCTGAGTCACAGGAGACGGTAAACCTCGCTCAGTTATTCTTATGATTGATTGATGTTCTAATGAACTCATTTATGcagttctttgtttgtttttgtttgtttttgttattgatatgtttttctcattttttatttcaagtatttattaaacatttgcaAAAGATTATGTTGTCAAAGTGAACATTAGCTCCACCTGCTGGCTACTGAAGCTATCTCAATTAGTTCATTTTTAGTTACATTTGGAATATAAACATCTCCGGAATTCAGTTACTTTACAGCATTGTCATTTTGGTGTTAGACATTTGAAGAATCTCTTGTTTCTCCTCACAGCAACTTACAGTGTAAACCACCTGCTGTACTTATATACACATTTGTCCTCAAAAACCATTTCAGATCTCTCGCCATAGTAACTACCTGGACTAGATATTATCTTCATTATCCTTATTATCCTCAAAACCCCAAACCATCAGATGATGGAGCTTACGTCACAGGATTTCCATCATCTCTTTAAAGCAGTTTTATATGGGTTAGTCAACTTCTGTCGAGACTTGGAACGTCACTTTTGCAATTGTctaaacatttgttttcttctttctgatATTAACATATTCTACAGGGATGTAAATCACAATGGATATTCtaatctgttttttgtttattaaataatcagtttattacagttaaaaaaagtAACGATTAAACGTTCTCAAAGAAAGATTccaacattttttctttcaggtCGTCAAACTTTGGACATTTCTGAGCAGATTTCTGATGCAATTGttttctttgtggttttttttttgtcatctggTGGACAAACCCACGAACTGCAGCTTTAACACGTTACAGCTAATGTACGACCGGTTTACACTTTGTTGTGTATTCGTtttatagaaatgaaattactgaatttatttacattccCTTCAAATTAATTTGCTATAGAGTGAAGatctttgggtttgagatctaAATGATGAATAGATCTTTCCTGATAATTACATCATGTATTTATATTCTTGTTTGAACCCAGCAAATTTCCACGAGCAtgatcaaaaatattggaacagaTGTTTCTTGTCAAATGGTGAGCACTGTTAGATTAATTGTGTAAACAATAACTGAATATCTATGTCTGAGCCCTATGAACCACTACCAAAGAGACGGAAAGGCgaaagtgtggagaaagaaaaaaaatcttgtctttatataaaacatacatgCTTATCTGTGAAACGTGGTGGAAGAGTCAGGGCCTTGGCTTGCATGTCTGTATCTGGAACAGGCTCACTAATGTTTATTAACTCATGATAGCAGCAGAATTAATTCACAAGtatacagaaacattctgtctacATATTGATAGAGAAATACATCTAATCTAATTTGGATCAACTTCATCCTGCAGCAAGattatgacccaaaacacacctAAGACCCAAATCAATACTTCATCAGAGGGGAAAAAGTGGAAGGAATTGGACTGGGCAAATTTATCCTCAAACACTAACGCAGTCAAGCAGCAGTTCAGCTTTTGATAAACACTCTCTAGATGTGATTATTACAAGAACGTGATGCAACCAAATGTAAAGTGCTATTTGTTAACTGTCCCAATACTTTTGTTGTCTTCATTTGTGTGGTCTTTCACCAAACATGTTATTGTTTAACagatattaatgtaaatatcaAAAAATGTAGATCATTCTGTCAACGTATTTTTcatacagaatacacacacacacacacgcacacagagtaTTTACTTTGACTTTGTAATAATAGTAATGGATGGGAAATGTGCATCAAATATTTTGCAGTTCCTCAGTGTGTCCACCAGATGGTGGCAGATTAACAAGTTTAATTCTTCTTTCTACTTtgttaaaaagtgtgtgtgtgtgtgtgtgtgtgcagggaaTTCATTAGTTCTTTCCGGCATTATCGGGCATTTTACGGAGGTTTGGCTGATCagatgtgtgttagagagctagcgTCAACTGAAGGACCCACCTGCTGGAATGGAATCAGCATGGTCAagaggtgacacacacacactatacactgtgtTCTGGTTGGCTAAAAGTGATTATAGAGTGTATCtgaattcatttcttttaaacGTACACCATTTCCATTGTAATCGCCACATCAAGTGTGACGTAAACAAATACGAAGAAATGTTGGTGCATCCAAATCCATGGCCCCTGCTCTATGCATGTGTTTCAGTGTTGTGCACATGTATCTAATGTCATATGATTATACAAATCTTCAGCattgtttgctttttctttGACTTCATTCGTGTCCATGTATGTATAACTCTGCCTACCAGGGTCTAACCACAACCAGTGGTTATTTAGCAAGTTATCTAAATTTTCCAAGTCTCTTTACTCCATTATCCCACACCCATCCGCTGAGACGGTCTGACCAGCCCTGTTGAAGGTACTGCACAGAATTATGAGATACACAGGagaataaagcattttaatttGTGAAGTTTGTGCAGATTTCAGTCggttctctctccccctctctctcactgactctCACACACGAAAAGcctgaaacagaaaaatgacTTTTTCAACAGCATTATTCCCTTGTTCCCTCATGTCCTCATTTCATCATCCCATtattctctttccttcttcctttttctcttttcccccctCATTTTCTATGCACCCTTCTCCTCTTTCCCCTCTCATGCTTCTCCCCTTACTCCATCACCTTGTCGTAACTTTTCCCCTTGCCTCCACTACcacctctttttttctcttcactttcTTGTTCAGTTTCTCAGTTTTTGTATCTTCTAACCTCTTCCTCCATCAATAAATTACTTCGCTAGTTACTCATCTCCTTATCCTGATGCTTTCTTGCCCTTCTGATGCTTCTTCCAGCTCAAATATCCACAGCAGCTGTAATAGTGTGTTATAATTTTACTCATTTTGGAATTTTAATAGCCACTTCACTCTCCCTTGTTGCTCGTAAAAGCTGCTAAATACATTTAGTTTGTCTGCTGCGCTTTTTCAGCCTCTAGCGCTTCATAATTGACCATTCCTTTCTCTAAAATCTAGCAGTGGCTGAGGAATGTCCTTGCACATTCAGAGCTGTGTGCAATTTTAATCAAATTCATCAAATctgaaatgcttctgaaaactgcttCTTTTGTCAACATCAATATGATTTGAAATTAGTCAGAAATCAGCTCAGGTTACCTCAGTTTAGCACACTAACTGTTCTTAGCAGTGAAGATTATGAGCAATAATGTGACCCCTGTAAATATGATTTGAAATTTCTCTCAGAAATCCGGTCAGGTTACTTCAGTTAGCACGCTAATTGTTTTTAGCAATGATTATCATTAGGATTACTTTAAGATTTTTCAAGAAGTCCTTTCCTTTTTGGTTACCTCATATTAACCAGTTAGTTAGTGTTAGCAgtaaattataaacatttatatacgGTATTTTGACTACAACAATCCCTGAAATCCATTCAGTGTGGTTCATGTTAGtttgtcaataaaaaaaaaaccatatacGCCAGTTAGCATGAGCAGTAAATACTATAAAGAAtgctaaacatttattaataagttTAACAGTTCTGTCAATTAGTTCATGTTAGCTAGTTAGATAGCATTATCCAAAAAAACTATGATTATATGATTCAATTTACAGGGAGTTCTTATCAGTTCTGTCAGGATAGCTTATGTTAGCCAGGAGCTAGTTT encodes:
- the gpc5a gene encoding glypican-5a gives rise to the protein MASWWWLVCLCHVALSDRTQQNSMNCDRVRKLLQLQQIDTTTGVLNKPRTGSDLQVCLSNSVTCCTRMVEERYQTAVHQDMQNLLQTFSFNLKLLITQNIAIVQDTVDSVVREVQNHTFYLLNELYGDLARRGSSPLAELFTDVGLFVLGAELNLEEAAHSFFNALFPLVYEQLVEPRMAPFDPVYQECVQSVGRRAAAYGTAPTRLALLVSHASLAERTFLQAMHLAVEVINTTDHVQASRDCRYALMRMRYCPLCQALVDSKPCMGYCLNVLRGCLAGLAEVDAHWQEFVRSLEALVTRMQDGDELEHVLSSIPPLITDAVAYASRNAARVTSQVHELCGEPVRSSHVQQGEAIDTLHLHTFSERNEEESLSHRRREFISSFRHYRAFYGGLADQMCVRELASTEGPTCWNGISMVKSYTKRVVGSGIRAQAQNPEVLVKEADPVINQVIDKLKHINQRLQGRFIPKLGTLDQIEMGSGDTDLVFSGQCDDEDGCWGSGDKAAETRSIKPPGLSEQKPDENPHHGSHTQASGHILQASSSCRNTHGAVSALSAVYTLLMLWR